ggagaggggaAATTCGGAAATTCGCATCCACTTGCTGTTAGACTACACGTGCCTAGAGAGGTAGGCAAAATATCACTGGGGTTGAGGACGACAGTGTGGGAAATTTGCCGTTTTTCCATATCGGATTTAAGGATATTTTCTGTGTAAGCAGTCTCATTTGGCTTAAGCGTCGGTTGAGTTAAGACGTTTAGGCTAGATATGTCGGAAGTGCTACCATACAACGAAGATAAAATGACTGCTTATGGGAACGAAGGGGATGAAGACCACCTTTCCTTCACCTGTCGCCTACAAGATACCAATAACTTCTTCAGTGGTTCACAAAATAAGCGACCACCAAAGCTTGGGCAGATTGGGCGAAGCAAAAGAGGTAATTGTCAAATTATTATTCGATGTAAGACCAAACAGTGCACAATTCTATCTTTGCCTCGGTGTTGAATCGTTGAACATACATTGAGATGTGGATGGAATGATGAACGACAAAGGAAATCATATTGTGCGTAATGGATGCCGTTTAAATGCGGTGGTGTTTTTCTTTGCCGTTTTATCTGTGTGTAGCTATTCTTCCATGCGCAGTGAACAAGCCAAGCCACGACAGCATTAtatttacaattatttatgtttttCGTCAAAGAAATTGTGCCTTatctgtttttatgtaatgtgaaGTGTTCTGCAGCAGTATATTTAGCCTTATTGAATAACGATTTTATATTGACACTAAATGCCATTTTTAGTTCTGAAAGTAAAGAATGGTGGTTCATGCATGTATacatctgtgtgcgtgtatgtgtgtgtgtgtatgtgtatatatatatatatatatatatatatatatatatattcctctccttcccttcctctctgtctgtgtgtgtgcgtttgtgtgtacagtgtacATGCAAGCCCCTGTGATCAGTGCATGTCTTCTCCAGTGCATCTCATGATACGCAAGAATTACCTGAATGTTAACAGGATGGAAATCGTTTAAGACAGCCCATCAGTCAATGTTAATGTGCCATTGCCTGATGTCATGACCGAGCCTGAGCGCAGGACTCACTAATCCATTCCCTCTCTTCATTGGCAGTCATTGAAGATGACACGGATGCTGAAGGGGCGATGGAGAAACCGACAGAGAAATCCAACTCGGGAGTGTAGAGAAGAAACACCCCACGATGGCACCCAAAGACTCGTTTTGTATATTTAGCATTGATGGTTTCTACCCAAAGACAGTGTAAGACAAAAGCACCCTTTTTCCCCCTCCAAGGCAGCAAGCGCTGAGCGTAACCTTTCGACATCTCGCCATCATCGCCACCGAAAAGTCTGTCCACTGGACTCGTGTCCAGTGAGGCAGCAAGCAAGCACACTGATCCGCAGACCAGGGGAGTCTGCACATGTGCATGATGGAGATCTatgtttttaaaacaaaaaagcactcacacacacacacacacacacacacacaattttatttttctctcacaTGGAATCTGAAGCAATGACAACGGAGTGTTTCCTtggttttagagagagagagagtgcaatagTTTATACCTTTTTTGAggtttaagagtgtgtgtgtgtgcatttctacaCCAAATCAGCACGTTGGCCTCAAACTGTGGTTTGGTGTACAAATCCTGAGGACGAGCGGGCAGAGGCAATCTCTGATTCTGATAGCAATCGTGACTTTCTTCCACAGATGGATGTAAAATGATCACTTAGAGGAGAGATATTTATTAAATCTTTGGATAATGTTTTTCAGTGTTTTAAGTCTGAGCAACTGTTTTGTAGGAACAGGATAACAAAGATTATGTtctgttatttgttttattttgttttttcttttgtaaTGTACTGAATTTTGATGTTGCTTGACAGTTTTAAAACCATCAGCTCCCAATGTCTTTTGCAGCAGGTTATTTTATACATAACACATATTTATAAGCTTGTCAGGGTCATCTGGAATGTTAAAGGTCATTATGATGAATACTAATAATCTAGAGAAACTATTTCTATTGTGTAAAGTAATATTGTAGGTGTGCCAAATTTACAGCAGCGTCATGTTTCTCCTGTGCTCTTGGCACAAGTCCATGTTCCTTTGCTCATGTTTACAGGGCTGTTTCATATTGGTGGTTTAAACCCCCTCCTTCCCATGCATGGCAAACCTAAAGACCTCGAGACCCTTCTTAATATAAACAATGTTGTAGCCGTTTCACATGCATTTCTACCGTAGCATCTGTAATAAAGATTTTTGGAAACCTGGAGCCTTGGAGCGAGGCATTTCTTTGGTCAACGGCTGGGTAGCTGTGTGTCAGACCCTGGCcccgtgtttgtgttgtgttgtgtgtgcgctgtTTGCACTGCCCAGAGACATGACATTTGCAATGCTGCCTCGCTGTTTAAATCATTCATCATCTGGGAGGAGCCTTTTGTCAGTGTACAGCATTTTTAAACTGTCTCTGCCCAGATctctaacacatacatgcacacacacacacatgcatacacacacacgaacacgcaTGTGTGCACtcgcaactcacacacacacaccaatgtatATGAAAAAGCAGGCCATACCATGCCATGCCCAGCTGAATGCCATCTGCAAACATGTGTACAGAATGGAGATGGGCTTTGGCACGAGTTTGCCAATCCCAGCTCCGCTCTCGCAGTCAGAAGAAGCAGCGCTGGCTGGCTTGCTTGCTCGCTCGGGTTTGATACCATGGCAACGGATGCACCTAGCatgcagtcagagagagagagagaggatagtcTGAGCAGTCTTCAGTGCAGAACTGTTCGAGACGATCGGAATCTTTCAAGGAATGTGCCCAGACGCCTTGCTGATGCAGAGTCAGGCTGGACTTtgtttccttgtgtgtgtggtccgGTCCTTTCCTTGTGATGCTGCATTTCTGAGTCTTTCATGTGTTAATCACACACCTTTGAATGGGATGCTTTGTGATGCATACCCCAGTAGATCATTGATAATCATTGATGTGATTTGTATGCAACTCTCGAAGTCTAATCCTAAAAATCATAACAGTTGTTATTTCTAACAATGGTCAGTATAAATACATTAGTCTTTGGGAATGGCATTCTATAAGGGTTGATTCTGTGTTGATATCCCACAAAGACTACACAGATGCATTGTGGTGGCTATTTCTAGTTACTTCTGTACATTAGCATAATGTTTATTGAGTCTGAAAATGGAAGGAGGCCAGCATTTGCATGCTCTTATTTTAGAAGCAACAAACTTCAGTCAGCAAGTGTTTACATCCACACTGAAATTACTGCCATGCTCTCGAGTCAGGCGCTAAGTAGACCTAATTAATTACCCTCTCATTGCAGTCTGGACTGAGCAGGCTTTACACTAACAGTAGCATTTAACAGTTACTATAGGGTCTCTATGAAGTGAGATGGCTTCACTAAGACTTATTCACTTAACCTGTGTATTTTATGTTTACTTGAAAAATAAGTATTATGTAATAAAGTATTTGAATAAGCCTTTTTGACACACAAGGCACGTAACGCCATCAATCATGCAAGAATATCGATCCAAATTTCTAATCAATTTCAAATGATTGAATAGTGATTTCACACCGTGGCAAAGTGAGACTTAACAATGAGATGTATTGCAGTCAGGGACGTTTTTAAGCAGGCTCTTGTAAAAGCCAGACAgactggaggggtggggggattCTGGCAGTAAAAGggctctcctgtcctgtcctgtcctgtgcaCTCCAATGAGAGTGGCCCTTGTGAGGCCGAACCCATAAAGGACTAAAGGCacgagtgcagagagagagaggcccagaGGAGATGCCTTGTGTCGGCCGAGGCTATCGGAGGGGTTACGTAAGCGGTGGCTTTGGTGGAGGTTTGCGAGGGCAGCACGAGGTCATTCTGACGTGAgtctgggtggggtggggggtattctcactctctctcacatacacacacacacactgctcctgcaTGGCCACACGCAGGAGCTGCAGAGGGaaatgagtgtgagtatgtgtgtgtgtggaggggaggggaggggagggggggggggggggcactgacaGGAATAGCGCTGAGTGTTGGTATAACCCAGGCAACCGTGGGGGAAACCACGAGTCACCGCTGGGTTGGCACAGGGGGATgaggcaacacagagacatataAATGCCCCTGTGGGGAATTCTGTTGCCCTCCCCGCGGCCTCCTCCCCCCCGGCAGTGGGCTCATCCACTCTGCAGGTCTCCTGTGAAATCCCCCTTTGTCCAccgacaaccccccccccccacacacacacacacaccctcccctgaCATGACGACCTCCTACAGAGACACAACCTGATGCTGCTCCAACACTGCACTCATGGAAAGTTGTAGTGTGATGTTATTGCACTCATGTTGGCTGCAATATATTTTTCCTATTATACACTACCAAAAGCGGTGACCTTTGCTAAGGTCATGCTTCTGAGCAGTCAAAACAAATAATCGTGAGGAGGATATTCAGGTTACAAGTTCCTATTATCGCCTATAACAACTACCCTCAATATACCACTCTGGACAACAACATCCTTCTGTTGTCCCTAGCATTTGCAGATTCATTGCTCATGTCCATAGAAACTCCTAGATTCCACACTGCCACACAGAaaccaacagaaaaaaaaagatggtaATGGCAGTGAGCAAGAGTGTGAGAGTCATTGTTGGCTGAGCTGTTGCACGGTGTGGCACACTGCTTGTTGTTTTCACAGCGCTCCCTGTTAGCACACAACGAGGCATTGCTCAATATGTGCACCATGCACACAACAGAGACATGCTGTTGGCTGGCTGGACTGTTGCCATAGTAACCATTACAGGTTTTTGCTCTCTTGGCTGCTGCAAAGTCGTCGGGgggaaagagatgagagagagtgaggaagagagagagagagtgaggaagagaggaagagggtgaggaagagagagaaagagagacaggcttTAAGAGCAGATTTTTGGTGCAGGGGCTTGGTGAAGTGTACTCTTTGCAGTCGCCTAAGAGTGTGTAGCGTCCGCCTCACTGTGTTTATcacgtgtgtgtggtggcatATAAAATCCCCATAAtagtaaatgttttttttttcccttgagCAGCTCGCTGCTCCTCCACTGAAGTGGAATGAATAATGTAATGCTTGCCTGCAGACGTGTATGGCACTTTTAGAATAAAGAAATCCCCATCACACAAATCCTCGTACACTCATGCGGTAATGACAGCTGTAAGCATCTCTATCTGTACTCTATCCTGCACGGCCTTGCTCTGCACGCTGACCTGTCCAGCTGATCTACCTATGTCTTTGCTGCTCTTCATCTGTTGTTCTGAGTGAGACCTTTTTTTCACAGCCCTTTGAGAGACCAATGTCACACTCAGCTTCACAGATTAGAAGTTCAGCCAATAACATGGCAGCAGTCCTACATGCCCGGGTGTTATATAAAGCCTGGCTTGAGGTGC
Above is a genomic segment from Alosa sapidissima isolate fAloSap1 chromosome 4, fAloSap1.pri, whole genome shotgun sequence containing:
- the camk2n1 gene encoding calcium/calmodulin-dependent protein kinase II inhibitor 2, whose protein sequence is MSEVLPYNEDKMTAYGNEGDEDHLSFTCRLQDTNNFFSGSQNKRPPKLGQIGRSKRVIEDDTDAEGAMEKPTEKSNSGV